The Polyangium aurulentum genomic interval CTGTGGCGAGCGAGGAGATCTACCCGCCGCAGACGATCACGATCCGCTTCAACCACAAGAAGCACGTCGGCGAGCTCAAGCAGAACTGCAAGGTGTGCCATGCGGGCGCGTACACCAGCAACACGGTGACCGATCGGCTGATGGCGAAGCCGGCGGAGACTTGCGACACCTGCCACGACGTCGACCACTCCGATCCGCGCAACGTCAAGGCGGGCACGACGGAGGACGGGCAGTGCGTCTACTGCCACCTCGGTGAAGGCGCGGGCAAGGGCGGCGCGGTCGCGCCCATGGTGATCCCTCACGCGAACCTCGTCTTCACGCACAAGAAGCACCTCGACCGCAACATCCAGTGCGGCCAGTGCCACGGGCAGATCGACAAGCTCGAGCTCGCGACGCGCGAGCAGCTTCCGCGCATGGCGGGCTGCTTCGGCTGCCACAACATGAGCGGCGCCGCGCAGGGCCAGGCCAAGGGCGCGTGCACGACGTGCCACAACGCGCGCTCGGACGGCCGCATGATCACGAGCTTCGCGACGGGCACGCTCGTGCCTCCGCAGTGGATGCACTCATCGGCGCACACGCCCGACTGGATCGAGCGGCACAAGGCCGTCGCCGCCAACGACAGCGCCTTCTGCGGCTCGTGCCACACCAACAACGAGTGCACCGACTGCCACGACGGCCGCGTTCGCCCGCGCAACGTGCACCCGAACGACTTTCTCTCGATGCACCCGCAGGCCGCGCGCCAGGACAACCCGCGCTGCGTGAGCTGCCATCAGATCCAGACGTTCTGCGCGGACTGTCACCGCCGCACGGGTGTCGCCCGGGACGTCGCGAGCGGCAATCGCCTCGCGGGGCGTCGCTTCCATCCGCCGCCGGCCGAGTACACGACCGCGCCGCGCGGGCCGAACCACCACGCCTGGGAAGCGATGAGAAACCTCAACGCCTGCGTTTCATGCCACACCGAGAGAGACTGTGCGACATGTCACGCGACCAAGGGTCTGTCCGGAGGCCAGGGCGTCAATCCGCATCCGCTCGGCTTCAAGGACAAATGCCAGGTTGCGTTCGCGCGCAACCCGCGGCCTTGCCTCGTCTGCCATCAGTCGAACGATGCGTCCATGAGGGCATGCCAATGAGCGCCCGACGTCCGCCCGTGCCAACTGCCGTCGGTGGGCATCCGACATATTCCTTGCACAGCCCTTTGAGCGACGGCTATAGCGAAGGGCGACGGCGCGCGGATTCCCCCGCGGAAGCCGCGCGTGTCAAGGAGAACGGGCGTGAAGGAGCTGATCAAGTACCTGCTCGACAACCTCTACATCGACTTCCAGGGCGAGATCTCGCTCGAGCAAGTGAGGGGCTTTCTCCGCGAGGACGACGGTCGGGAAGCGCGCCAGCTCATGGCGAAGCTCATCGAGGAGAAGGGCGTCGACGACCTGCTCATCACGCTCGCCGACTGCCTGAAGGAGCATATTCAGACCGGGATCAACGAGCGGGTCATCCGCGAGCAGCTCTCGACCTACTCGGAGAGCTGAGCCCCCACCTCCTCGCCTCGGCGCTGCTCCTCTCGGCCCTCGGACTCGGCGGCTGCGATGTGGGGAGCGCCGAGCGCGAGCCTGTCGACGCTCCCCCCGTCCACCTCATCAAAGTCGAGCTGACCGGCCTCGACGCGAGCAACCAGCCCACCACGCTGACGCTCACGCCGAGCGAGCCGCTCTTGTCGGAGTCGACCCCCGCGCTCTCGACGACCAGCCTGCGCCTGACGTTCGATCGGTTCCTCTTGCCGGCGAGCGCCGTGCGTCAGGCGATCTGCCTGCAGGCGAGCGCCGATCCCGTGGCGACGCTGAATGACTGCACCCAGGGCGTCTTCCTCGAGCCGAGCTACGACCCGGTGCGGCGGCAGGTGACCTACCGCGTGCCTGCGGGCGAGGCGCTCGTGGCGGACGCCAGGTACTGGCTCACCGTGCTCTCGTCGCCGGATCCTTCGGGCTTCGGCGTGCGCGCGTTCGACGGCGCGCCGCTCGAGAAGACCCTGGTCTTGCAGTTCTCGACGGCCGCGATGGATCCGGCCGGCATGGGCCCGGTGGATCCGCCGCTCGACGACGTCGGCAAGCGCGCGGCGTCGGAGGAGCTGTTCTGCGCGGCGAGCGCGTGCGTCGCGGCGTGCGGCGACGACATGACGTGCGCGAGCAAGTGCCCCGTGGCCCAGAGCCTGACGCTCTCTTGCGGCGGCTGTCATGGCCCGATCGAGCTCGGCATCCCGGCGATGGGGCTCGACATGAGCACGCCCGAGCGGCTCGCGTGGATGAACGGCCAGGTCGCGCATCAGACGATGACCGGCGAGCACGCCGATGAGCCCGACCAGCAGCCGCGCAGGTTCGGTCGCGCGATGCCGCTCGTCGATCCGGGCAACCCGGGCAACAGCTACGCGCTCTACAAGATGCTCGTGGGGCCGATCTACAGGGCCACGCCGCTCGCGCAGGGCATGCAGCAGGGCGAGATGGATCGGCTGCGAGGCTCGGTCGTCGTGGGCCTGCCGATGCCGCCTTCGGACGTGTACGCGGTGCCTGCGCAAGGGATCGAGGCGATCAGCGCCTGGATCATGACCGGCGCCGAGACGCCCGCCTGCCCCTGAGCCCGTCGGCTTCGCGTGATACGCTGCCGCCATGCGAGGTGATCGTGTCGCGCGATGCGCGGCGGCGTGGGCGCTCGTCGCTGCGGCGAGCGGGATGCTCGGGTGCGGCGATGACGAGGGGCCCGCGCCGTACGGGCCCGAGAAGACGGAGATCCTCACGCCGAACGCGCCTCCCCTGCCTGGCGAGAGCGAGTGCCGCGTCGTGAAGACGACGGGCATCGAGGTGCCGTCCGCGGCCCACGTGGGCACCTGCGAGGACGTGGCGTACGAGACGAACCCGCCTGCGGGCGGCAATCATTGGGGGACGTGGGCGGCGTTCAAGAAGTACGCGATGCCCGTGCCGCGCGAGGTCTACGTGCACGACATGGAGCACGGCGCGGTCGTGCTGTCGTTCCGCTGCGCGGATGGATGTCCCGACGTGGTCGCGGCGCTCGAGAAGGTGTTCGACGAAGCGGCGGCCGATCCGCTGTGCGTGTCGGGCGGCGCGGGGCCCAAGGCGCGGCTCGTGCTCACGCCGGATCCCCATCTGCCCACGCCCATCGCGGCGTCGGCGTGGGGCGCGACGTACACGGCGACGTGCATCGACACGGCGTCGCTCGCGGCGTTCGTGACCGAGGCGTACGGACGCGGGCCCGAGACGACGTGCGCGGCCGGGGTGGACCTCGAAGCGCCCGGCGCGACGCCGCTCTGCGAGGGAAGCTAGCTCCAGAGCGCCACCTGCGTTGACAAGAGGCGCCATGGGAGCCGAGACTCTCGGCCATGCGCGCACCCGAGGTGTCATCCAGGTTGGCAGAGCGGCGGTTCGAGATCGTCGCGGCGGCGGGACGAGGCGGCGCGGGCGAGGTCTTCCGGGCGCGAACCGGCGCGCTCGAGGTGGCCTTGAAGATCGCGCGGGACGAGGGCGCGCGGACGGCGCTTGCGCGCGAGGCGATGCACGCGGCGCTCGCGCTCTCGCCACGCCTGCCCGAGCTGGTCGACGTCGGGTGGCTGCGGATCGAAGGACAGACCGCGATCGCGGTGGAGCCCGGCGAGAGGGACGGCGCGTGCTCTGCGTTCGTTGCGCTGCGCTGGGTGGAAGGGACGGTGCTGCGCGCGGCGGCGGCGGGGGATCCGGCGACGCGGGTCGCGCGCGCGCTGCGCATCGCGCGTGATGTCGGCGAGGCGCTGAGCGATCTGCACGAGGTCGGGCTCGCGCACGGGGACCTGAAGCCGGAGAACGTGGTGGTCGGCGCGGATGGACGCGCGCACGTCATCGATCTCGGGCTCGCGTGCGTGATGCACGCGCTCTCGATCGAGGGGGCCACGCCGCGCTACCTCGCGCGCGGGGACGCAGACCTCGGCGATGCGCGCGCGCGAGACATGGTGGCGCTCGGCGCGCTGCTCGCGGAGATCGCGGCGCCCGAGATCGCGGAGGCCGATCATCCGATCGCCGCAGCGCGCGCGGCGCGGCTCCCCTCCCCTCTCGACGCGATCTGCTCGGCGCTGCTCACGCCGAGCCCGGGCGCGAGGCCTTCGGCTGCGTGGGTGGCAGAGACGGCGCGGGCGGCGCTCGCAGCGACGGGCGGCGCGGCGGCGGCGAAGACGGAGCGAGCCGAGCGGGATGCGCGCAAGGTGCGCGCGGCGTATCTGCGCGCGCGGCGCGACGAGATCGCCGAAGCGCAGGGAGCGCGCGAGGACACGGCGCCGTGGCTCGGCGAGGCGCTCGCGTGGGCGCGGCAAGCGAGGTCGATCGAGGGAGACCGAGAGGATCCGAAGGAGCGCGCGCTCGTGCTCGAGCCGCTCGGGCCCGACGGGATCGCGCGGTGGTTGACCGCGCTCGTCGGCAGCCCCGCGGCGGCGTGGACGATGGCGCCGCTCGCGGGCGTCGCGGAGACGACGCTGGCGCGCGCGCTCGGCGATCTCGGGCGACGCTTGCCGCCCGCGGCGTGGACCTTCGTGGACGTCGAGGCAGCGGCGCTCGGGCGGCCACGCGAGACGCCCGTGCGGTCGTCGTCGCGCGCGGAGGAAGGATCGCTCGGCGCCGAGGAGGTGGCGCGACTTGCGCTCTCGATCGCCGCGGTGCCGCCGGATCCGCTCGCGATCGAGCGCGTCGAGCAGCGAGCGGACGCGCCGGCTGCGCTGGTGGTCGCGGCGGCGGATGCGCTCAGGCTCTCGGGCGAGCTCGGTCGCGCGCGGAGCCTCGTGCTGCGCGATGGAGCGCGCGAAGCGCAGGGCGCGGAGGCGCTCGCGGCCGAGATCCTGCGTCGCGCTGGCGACCTCGCGGCGGCGCGGACGCGCGCGGAAGCTGCGCTCGGCGAAGGGCGCGATCCGGATGGTCGCGCGCGCGCAGTGCTTGCCCGGATCGCGTACGACGAGCGGAGGCTCGATGACGCAAACGCGCTCGTGCAAGACGCGACGAGCGGACCTGCGAGCGAGGTGGCGGCGCTCGTGGCGGCGGCGCGAGGCGAGACGGCGCGCGCGATGACCGCGATCGGTCGTGGCGAGGTGCTCGCGAGGACGGCGGAGGAGCGTGCGCGCTTCGCGGCGCTGCGAGGCTACGTCGAGCACGGCGCCGATCCGGCGCGGACGCGCGCGGCGTTCGCTGCGGCGGTCGATCACGCGGCGCGCGCCGGTGCGGTGGTGGAGGAGGCGACGTACCGGACCGGCGAGGCGGCGGCGGCGGTCGATCTCGGTGACATCGGCGGAGCGATCGCGACAGCACGACGGGCGGCCCTGCTCTGGGAGCACCTCGGCCGGCCCGCGCTGGCAGCCCGTGCGCTGCTCGCGTGCGCGGCTGCGTACGCGACGGCAGGCGCTCGCCACGAGGCGGAGGGCGCTGCGAGAAGCGCGATCGCACGTGCGCGCGAGGGAGGAGACACGCGCGCCGAGGCGTACGCGCGCTGGGCTGTCGCGGACGTCGCGCCGGCGGGGTCGGACGAGGGTCTGCGCGCAGCGGAGGAGGCGAACGCGCTTCTCGCAGGAGCAGGCGGCGACGATGCACTGCGCGCGGCGGCGCGGATCGCGCGTCACGCGCCGGGCGCGCTGTCCGATCGACACGAGGAGCTCGATCGCGCGGCAGACGCGCCGGGCGCGGCGGCAGGCGCACGGCTCGACTGGTGGCGCGCACGGGCCGAGGGGATCCTCGCAGGGCAGGCTCCCGAGGCGGACGAGCGCGCCACCGAGCGCGTCCTGTCGGCGATGGTCTCGCTCGCGGATGCGCGAGCGCCGATCGCCTCCCGCGGTCCGGCGCTCGGCGCAGGGCACGCGCTGGCGGCGCGGATCGGGCGTGGAGATACGGCGCTGCGGCTCCTGTCATCGCTCGGGGACGCGGCGCGCGATCTGCTCGCGCGTGCGCCGGCGGAGCTTCTGGCGTCGATCCGCGCGCTGCCCTGGGTGGCGCAGGCCGCGCTCGCGGCGCCCGAGGCGGGCCTGCGGGCGGAGCAAGCGCGCGAGCTCGAGACGCTCGTGGTGTCGTTGAGCGAGCGTGAGCGGCTGCGGCCTCTGCTCGATCGCGTGGTCGACGCGCTCGTCTTGTGGACGGGCGTCGAGCGGGGCCTGCTCCTTCTGCGCGCGCCCGACGGCCGCCTCGTCCCGCGCGCGGCGCGCAACCTGGCCCGCGCGGATCTGCGCGGTGAGCAGCTCGCCCTGTCGCAGACGCTCGCGCGGCGCGCCCTCGAGGCGCTCGAGCCCGTGGTGGCCGTGGACGCGGCGGGCGAGCTGCCGGCAGCGGCGCAGAGCGTGCACGCGCTCAAGCTTCGCAGCGTGCTCGTCGTGCCGCTCATCGCGCGCGGCGAGGCGCTCGGCGTCGTGTACCTCGATGACCGGGTGCGGCGAGGCGCGTTCGGGCCGCGCGAGCTTGCGTGGACACGCACGGCGGCGACGCTCGCGGCCCTCGCCATCACCGACGCGCGCGACCAGGTGCTCTTGCGCCGCGCCGTGCGCAAGGCCGGGCGCGCGAAGGCCGCGCTCGAGGAGACGCTCGCGCAGAGGGAGGCCGCGCTCGACGCCGCCGAGCGCGAGCTCAACCGCACCCGCAGCGCGCGCGCGACGCGATTCGAGTACGAGAACATCGCCGGCGAGAGCGAGCCCATCCGCGCGATGCTCAAGATCGTCGACCGCGTGACCGACGCCGACGTCCCGGTGCTCCTTCACGGCGAGAGCGGTAGCGGCAAGGAGCTCATCGCGCGCGCCGTGCACACGAACGGCCCGCGCTCCGGCCGCCCCTTCGTGAGCGAGAACTGCGGCGCCATCCCCGAGGGACTGCTCGAGTCCACGCTCTTCGGCCACGTGCGCGGCGCGTTCACGGGCGCCGACCGGCCTCGATCGGGGCTCTTCGAGGCGGCCGATCGCGGCACGCTCTTCCTCGACGAGATCGGCGAGATGAGCCTGCCCATGCAGGCCAAGCTCCTGCGCGTGCTCGAGGACGGCATGGTGCGCCCGCTCGGCACCGAGCGCGCGCGCAAGGTCGACGTGCGCATCATCGCGGCCACGCACCGCGACCTCGAGGCCATGGTCAAGACGCGCGCCTTCCGCGAGGACCTCTTCTACCGGCTCAACATCATCACCATCCGCATCCCGCCGCTGCGCGATCGCGCGAGCGACATCCCGCTCATCGTGCAGCGCCTGCTCGACAAGCACGGCCGCACGGAGGTGCGCGTGACGCGCGCGGCGATGGAGCGCCTGATGTCGTACGCGTGGCCCGGCAACGTGCGCCAGCTCGAGAACGAGGTGCGCCGCGCGCTCGTGCTGTGCGACGGCGTGATCGATCGCGAGCATCTGTCCCCCGAGATCGCGAACGTGACGCCGCCGGTGCCGGTCGAGCTAGGCCTCAAGGTGAGGCCGCGCGTGGACGCGCTCGAGGCGCAGCTCGTGCGCGAGGCGCTCGAGCGCACGAAGGGGAACCAGACGCAGGCGGCGAAGCTGCTCGGGCTGTCGCGGTTCGGGTTGCAGAAGATGATGAAGAGACTCGGGGTGCAGTAGGAAGCGGAAGCGGGGGCGCTCCGCCGCTTCGCGGAGCCTCTCGCACATTGGTCGGCCGTCTTGCGGGCGTCCGCAGGCCGCCCGTCAGGGTGGCGCGCCCTCCCGCGACTCGCTGCGACGCGCCCGTCACGGCTGCCGCGGGCCCTTCGGCTCGCCGCGACCCCATCGCCGATCTGGCTCACCCCTTCGCGAGCCCTCGCGACGCCTCGAGCCATTCTGGACGACGCCTCGCGGCGCGCCGCGATCACCGACGCCACCTTGCAGCACGCATCGCGGAGCGCGCGAGCAGGGCAGCGCGATCCGTCGCTCAGCCTTCGGGCGGCGTCGCGGCGTCGTCGTCCTCGTCCGTGTCGTCCGCGATCGCCGTGCCCTTGCGCGACAGCTCTGGATACAGGCTGTCGATGAAGATCTGCGTGAAGTGCGAGCGCAGCCGGCCATCCATCTGGTCCAGCTCCTCGCGCAGCTCGAAGGTCGCCTTGTGCACGGCCATGCGCAGAGGCTGCCGCTGATCGTCGAGCGCCTTCGCTTGCTCGTTGAAGCCCCCGAGCAGCGAGGCCGCTTCGTCGAGGCGGTCCGCGATCAACGCGGTGCCCGGGATCCGGGCCGGCAGGGTGCGCACCATGCTCGCGGCGCGCTCTGCGAGCTCGACGGTCTTCTCGCGTCCGGCGCGCAACACGCGCGACAGCGGCGTCTTCGAGAAGATGCTCGCGTAGCCGCCGGGCAGGATGGAGTCGATCTCCTTGCGGTAGCCGCGCAGATCGCCGTCGGCGCGGCGCTGGGCGTCGTCGCAGAGATAGTCGGCCACCCGCTGGCGCGCGCGGACGTCGATGTGCGCATGCTCGATGAAGTCGCGATAAGGAACGACGCTCTCCGCGAGGGCGTGGATGCGCGTCTCGACCCGCTCGATCTCCGCGGCGAGCGCCTGCTTCTGCGTATCGGTGAGCTGCTTGTTGACCTCGTGGTGAGCGCGCAGCGTGGTCAGGATCTCGCGCGCCCAGCGCACGTGCCGCGCGCCGGATGCCGAGCGGGAGAGCTTTTCCATGACCGGAAAGGCTACGGAAAAAATTCGTGCGCGTGCAAGAGGCTTCCGCTCCCGCTCAGCCCTCTTTCAACAGCAGCCGCGCATCCCGGATGATCTCTTCGATCCCCGGATCGTTCGCCTCGTAGAACCTGCGGATCTTCCCCTCGCGGTCGACGAGCACGAGGCGCTCGCCGTGGAAGATCTCCATCATGCCGCTCGGCGCCTGGGTCTTGCCCATCGCGATCTTGAAGCCGCGCAGCACCACCGTCTCGACCTCGCCGAGCGGGCCGGTGAGGAACGTCCAGCGGGTCGGGCTCGCCTCGTGCTTCTTCGCGTACGCCGCCAGCACCTCGGGCGTGTCGTTCTCCGGGTCGACCGTGAACGTCACGAGCTGCAGCGCGTCGCCGAGATCGTCCGTGCGGCGCTGGATCTCGAGCATGCGCTCGGTCAGACGCGGGCACACCGTGGGGCAGGTCGTGAACACGAAGTCCGCGATGTAGACCTTGCCCCGCAGCTCTGCCGCGCCGAACGCCGCGCCGCGGTGATCGGTCAGCTTGTACGCGGGCAGCTCGAGCAGGGGCG includes:
- a CDS encoding cytochrome c3 family protein, with product MTRRNDARPSEGRPLPGWAVLVACLSALILGLVVPDAAAQPPPSAAADEEAEATEPPPAPPPGGYKSGLSPMPGDAEVPLALMPPGSNVSPVASEEIYPPQTITIRFNHKKHVGELKQNCKVCHAGAYTSNTVTDRLMAKPAETCDTCHDVDHSDPRNVKAGTTEDGQCVYCHLGEGAGKGGAVAPMVIPHANLVFTHKKHLDRNIQCGQCHGQIDKLELATREQLPRMAGCFGCHNMSGAAQGQAKGACTTCHNARSDGRMITSFATGTLVPPQWMHSSAHTPDWIERHKAVAANDSAFCGSCHTNNECTDCHDGRVRPRNVHPNDFLSMHPQAARQDNPRCVSCHQIQTFCADCHRRTGVARDVASGNRLAGRRFHPPPAEYTTAPRGPNHHAWEAMRNLNACVSCHTERDCATCHATKGLSGGQGVNPHPLGFKDKCQVAFARNPRPCLVCHQSNDASMRACQ
- a CDS encoding DUF3105 domain-containing protein, which encodes MRGDRVARCAAAWALVAAASGMLGCGDDEGPAPYGPEKTEILTPNAPPLPGESECRVVKTTGIEVPSAAHVGTCEDVAYETNPPAGGNHWGTWAAFKKYAMPVPREVYVHDMEHGAVVLSFRCADGCPDVVAALEKVFDEAAADPLCVSGGAGPKARLVLTPDPHLPTPIAASAWGATYTATCIDTASLAAFVTEAYGRGPETTCAAGVDLEAPGATPLCEGS
- a CDS encoding sigma 54-interacting transcriptional regulator, encoding MRAPEVSSRLAERRFEIVAAAGRGGAGEVFRARTGALEVALKIARDEGARTALAREAMHAALALSPRLPELVDVGWLRIEGQTAIAVEPGERDGACSAFVALRWVEGTVLRAAAAGDPATRVARALRIARDVGEALSDLHEVGLAHGDLKPENVVVGADGRAHVIDLGLACVMHALSIEGATPRYLARGDADLGDARARDMVALGALLAEIAAPEIAEADHPIAAARAARLPSPLDAICSALLTPSPGARPSAAWVAETARAALAATGGAAAAKTERAERDARKVRAAYLRARRDEIAEAQGAREDTAPWLGEALAWARQARSIEGDREDPKERALVLEPLGPDGIARWLTALVGSPAAAWTMAPLAGVAETTLARALGDLGRRLPPAAWTFVDVEAAALGRPRETPVRSSSRAEEGSLGAEEVARLALSIAAVPPDPLAIERVEQRADAPAALVVAAADALRLSGELGRARSLVLRDGAREAQGAEALAAEILRRAGDLAAARTRAEAALGEGRDPDGRARAVLARIAYDERRLDDANALVQDATSGPASEVAALVAAARGETARAMTAIGRGEVLARTAEERARFAALRGYVEHGADPARTRAAFAAAVDHAARAGAVVEEATYRTGEAAAAVDLGDIGGAIATARRAALLWEHLGRPALAARALLACAAAYATAGARHEAEGAARSAIARAREGGDTRAEAYARWAVADVAPAGSDEGLRAAEEANALLAGAGGDDALRAAARIARHAPGALSDRHEELDRAADAPGAAAGARLDWWRARAEGILAGQAPEADERATERVLSAMVSLADARAPIASRGPALGAGHALAARIGRGDTALRLLSSLGDAARDLLARAPAELLASIRALPWVAQAALAAPEAGLRAEQARELETLVVSLSERERLRPLLDRVVDALVLWTGVERGLLLLRAPDGRLVPRAARNLARADLRGEQLALSQTLARRALEALEPVVAVDAAGELPAAAQSVHALKLRSVLVVPLIARGEALGVVYLDDRVRRGAFGPRELAWTRTAATLAALAITDARDQVLLRRAVRKAGRAKAALEETLAQREAALDAAERELNRTRSARATRFEYENIAGESEPIRAMLKIVDRVTDADVPVLLHGESGSGKELIARAVHTNGPRSGRPFVSENCGAIPEGLLESTLFGHVRGAFTGADRPRSGLFEAADRGTLFLDEIGEMSLPMQAKLLRVLEDGMVRPLGTERARKVDVRIIAATHRDLEAMVKTRAFREDLFYRLNIITIRIPPLRDRASDIPLIVQRLLDKHGRTEVRVTRAAMERLMSYAWPGNVRQLENEVRRALVLCDGVIDREHLSPEIANVTPPVPVELGLKVRPRVDALEAQLVREALERTKGNQTQAAKLLGLSRFGLQKMMKRLGVQ
- a CDS encoding SCO family protein, which produces MRLVLWSLLAVLAIGFFLLRFGVLGGPSAPPPLLELPAYKLTDHRGAAFGAAELRGKVYIADFVFTTCPTVCPRLTERMLEIQRRTDDLGDALQLVTFTVDPENDTPEVLAAYAKKHEASPTRWTFLTGPLGEVETVVLRGFKIAMGKTQAPSGMMEIFHGERLVLVDREGKIRRFYEANDPGIEEIIRDARLLLKEG